From Xanthocytophaga agilis, the proteins below share one genomic window:
- a CDS encoding SDR family oxidoreductase, with translation MKKILLTGSNGLLGQKLVQLILEQGEYELIATARGENRLPILESGKGTYRSLDVSNPEAVQQIIAEFKPDYVIHTAAMTNVDQCESEREGCWKLNVDAVQHLSEACAAHNTFLLHLSTDFIFDGEAGPYDENAEANPLSYYGESKLAAEKIVLQSPNLRWAIARTILVYGIAHDMSRSNIILWVKNSLEGQKSIKVVDDQWRTPTLAEDLAMGCYLIVKHDATGIFNISGKDMLTPWEMANQTADFFSLDKSFMTRADSSTFTQPAKRPARTGFVITKAEQQLGYQPHSFTEGIAIVAEQAKAFSKSN, from the coding sequence ATGAAAAAGATCCTTCTTACCGGCTCCAATGGTTTATTAGGTCAAAAACTGGTTCAGTTAATTCTGGAACAAGGCGAATATGAACTCATTGCTACTGCACGTGGTGAAAACAGATTACCAATCTTAGAATCAGGCAAGGGAACTTATCGTAGTCTGGATGTTTCCAATCCAGAAGCTGTGCAACAGATAATAGCAGAATTTAAGCCTGACTATGTAATTCACACTGCAGCAATGACCAATGTAGATCAATGTGAATCAGAACGTGAAGGATGTTGGAAACTCAATGTAGATGCAGTCCAGCACCTATCAGAAGCATGTGCTGCTCATAATACATTTCTGCTACACCTCTCTACCGATTTTATTTTTGATGGTGAAGCAGGTCCTTATGATGAAAATGCAGAAGCAAATCCGCTGAGCTATTATGGCGAAAGCAAACTAGCTGCCGAAAAAATTGTATTACAAAGTCCTAATCTTCGCTGGGCTATTGCTCGTACTATCCTTGTCTATGGTATCGCACACGATATGAGCCGTAGTAATATTATTCTTTGGGTAAAGAACTCATTGGAAGGACAAAAATCTATAAAAGTAGTAGATGACCAGTGGCGTACTCCAACATTAGCAGAAGATCTTGCAATGGGTTGCTATCTGATTGTAAAGCACGATGCAACAGGAATATTTAATATATCAGGTAAAGATATGCTAACTCCTTGGGAGATGGCGAATCAAACGGCTGATTTCTTTAGCCTTGATAAATCCTTTATGACCCGTGCAGATTCAAGTACATTTACTCAGCCAGCCAAACGTCCGGCAAGAACAGGCTTTGTTATCACAAAAGCGGAGCAACAATTAGGGTATCAACCACATTCTTTCACAGAAGGTATTGCTATTGTTGCCGAACAAGCGAAAGCTTTTAGCAAGTCTAATTAA
- the hpf gene encoding ribosome hibernation-promoting factor, HPF/YfiA family, with product MRMKLQMQSLHFDADSKLLAFIQKKAEKLDTFFGRIIDGEVILRLEKCDNKENKVFELRINVPGNQFFVKEKASTFEAATDLALETMKSQLRKHKEKLRSHKTDSNGVEDVTSIEVEEEF from the coding sequence ATGCGTATGAAACTGCAGATGCAATCTCTTCACTTTGATGCTGACAGCAAACTGTTGGCCTTCATTCAGAAAAAGGCAGAGAAACTGGATACGTTCTTTGGTCGAATTATTGACGGTGAAGTGATTTTAAGGCTGGAAAAATGCGATAATAAAGAGAATAAAGTTTTCGAACTTCGCATAAATGTGCCAGGCAATCAGTTTTTTGTCAAAGAGAAAGCCAGCACGTTTGAAGCGGCTACTGATCTGGCATTAGAAACAATGAAATCGCAACTCAGAAAGCATAAAGAAAAACTCCGAAGTCATAAAACAGATTCAAACGGAGTTGAAGATGTAACCAGTATTGAAGTAGAAGAAGAATTCTAG
- a CDS encoding tyrosine-type recombinase/integrase: protein MIELFLKYLQYEKRCSPHTITAYQTDLEQFAAFLQSSYEYSQPELATFPIIRSWIVSLVDMQINATSINRKIATLRTFYKFLLRRGTIVQNPMLKVRSLKESKKLPHFVEEQQLVALLDSFPFPDGFEGLRDRLVMEMLYGTGIRLGELLSLDDSMISKIESTIKITGKRNKQRIIPLHASLLPLIEMYQQEKEREFNGTADKHLVVTTEGKEAYPMLIYRIVRKYLTATTVDKRSPHVLRHTFATHLLNKGADLNAIKDLLGHSSLAATQVYTHNSLEKLKKVYEQAHPKA, encoded by the coding sequence ATGATTGAATTATTTTTAAAATATCTACAATACGAGAAAAGGTGTAGTCCGCATACTATAACAGCTTATCAGACCGATCTTGAGCAATTTGCCGCATTTCTCCAGTCATCTTATGAATACTCACAGCCGGAACTGGCTACTTTTCCTATTATCCGTTCCTGGATTGTAAGTTTGGTTGATATGCAGATCAATGCTACCTCTATAAACCGGAAAATAGCTACTCTACGTACTTTTTATAAATTTTTATTACGGCGAGGGACTATTGTTCAAAATCCTATGCTTAAGGTTCGTTCCTTAAAAGAAAGTAAAAAACTGCCTCATTTTGTGGAAGAGCAACAACTGGTAGCACTGTTGGATTCTTTTCCGTTTCCTGATGGTTTTGAGGGACTTAGAGATCGTTTGGTGATGGAAATGTTATATGGTACAGGTATACGGCTTGGCGAATTACTGAGCTTGGATGATAGTATGATATCCAAGATAGAAAGTACGATAAAAATTACAGGTAAACGGAATAAACAACGTATTATTCCATTACATGCCAGCTTACTTCCGCTCATAGAAATGTATCAACAGGAAAAAGAACGTGAATTCAATGGTACAGCAGATAAACATCTGGTAGTGACAACAGAAGGAAAGGAAGCCTATCCCATGCTTATCTATCGGATTGTACGCAAATACCTGACTGCAACAACTGTAGACAAACGAAGCCCACATGTGTTGCGGCATACATTTGCAACACATCTGTTAAATAAAGGAGCTGACTTAAACGCAATTAAAGATCTTCTGGGTCATAGTAGCCTTGCTGCGACTCAGGTTTACACGCACAACTCGCTCGAAAAGCTGAAAAAAGTATACGAGCAGGCGCACCCCAAGGCGTAA
- the rpsU gene encoding 30S ribosomal protein S21, producing the protein MIIVQVKENESIDKALKRFKKKFEKTGVLKELRSRTAFEKNSVRRRNEVIRAAYRERMRAQEEI; encoded by the coding sequence ATGATCATTGTTCAGGTAAAAGAAAACGAATCTATTGACAAAGCGCTGAAAAGATTCAAAAAGAAATTTGAAAAAACTGGTGTTCTAAAAGAACTTCGTTCAAGAACTGCATTTGAAAAAAATTCTGTTCGTAGAAGAAATGAAGTAATTCGTGCTGCTTATCGCGAGAGAATGAGAGCTCAGGAAGAGATCTAA
- a CDS encoding undecaprenyl-phosphate glucose phosphotransferase: MQRNSPYSKFIGLVLLIVDFFLLDAACRSAYQWRHHYSIDYSNYYVDFLRIFQLAWIPASLGVVLLRDVNIYRSLLKTRKFFSTLVYTFAFHALLIFVFIIGFRDKYYDLSRAFLSAAYLFSFGATFLFRVVISIILRYGIKLRENENRVVIVGAGYAGNDLYHYIIGNKGKETKFMGFFDDQPELPNLVIKGRLEHLKDYCKENQITEIYYAKSLNNTELIKDLADFADEHFIYFKIAPDFRGLMQRKVNIDFYDTVPIMTFRQEPLQVWSNRTLKRIFDIVFSLAVILLVFPWLFLIIGIAIKINSRGPIFFKQPRSGRKNKLFNCYKFRTMYVNNESNSKQATRGDKRITKVGAFLRKTSLDEMPQFFNVLMGDMSVVGPRPHMLKHTEEYSQMIEKYLIRHFVTPGITGHAQVNGFRGETGSDPKLMRKRLEYDTWYMENWSLWLDIKIIVQTVTNIFQGEENAF, translated from the coding sequence ATGCAAAGGAACTCCCCTTATTCTAAGTTCATTGGCCTTGTTTTATTAATTGTTGATTTCTTTTTACTGGATGCGGCCTGTCGGTCTGCTTATCAATGGCGGCATCATTATTCTATAGATTATTCTAACTATTATGTTGATTTTCTAAGAATATTTCAGTTGGCCTGGATACCTGCGTCACTTGGAGTTGTATTGCTGCGTGACGTAAATATTTACAGAAGTTTATTGAAGACGCGTAAGTTCTTCTCTACACTGGTATATACCTTTGCCTTTCATGCGTTGCTTATCTTTGTCTTTATTATAGGCTTTCGCGATAAGTATTACGATCTTTCACGGGCATTCCTTTCTGCCGCATATCTCTTTAGCTTTGGGGCTACATTTTTGTTTCGGGTAGTTATTTCAATCATATTGAGGTATGGAATAAAATTACGTGAGAATGAGAATCGGGTTGTAATAGTAGGAGCTGGGTATGCAGGAAACGATCTATACCATTATATTATTGGTAATAAAGGGAAAGAAACCAAGTTTATGGGATTCTTTGATGATCAGCCCGAATTACCTAATCTGGTAATAAAAGGAAGACTCGAACATCTAAAGGATTATTGCAAAGAGAATCAGATTACCGAGATCTACTATGCCAAGTCGCTGAATAATACCGAGTTAATTAAGGATCTGGCTGATTTTGCAGATGAGCATTTTATTTATTTTAAAATAGCTCCGGATTTCAGAGGTTTGATGCAGCGTAAAGTCAATATCGATTTTTACGATACTGTACCTATCATGACCTTCCGTCAGGAACCTTTACAAGTATGGAGCAACCGAACATTAAAGAGGATATTTGATATTGTGTTTTCACTGGCTGTTATATTATTGGTGTTCCCATGGTTATTCTTAATAATCGGTATTGCCATCAAGATAAATTCCAGGGGGCCTATCTTCTTTAAGCAACCCCGGTCAGGTCGTAAGAACAAGCTGTTTAACTGCTATAAGTTTCGTACCATGTATGTAAACAATGAATCAAATAGCAAGCAGGCGACACGGGGAGACAAACGGATAACCAAAGTTGGTGCGTTTCTACGCAAAACCAGTTTAGACGAGATGCCTCAGTTTTTCAATGTGTTAATGGGAGATATGTCTGTAGTAGGACCAAGACCACACATGTTGAAACATACAGAAGAATACTCTCAGATGATTGAAAAATATCTGATTCGTCACTTTGTTACACCGGGAATTACTGGACATGCTCAAGTAAATGGCTTTCGTGGAGAGACCGGATCAGATCCTAAGCTTATGCGTAAGCGTTTGGAGTATGATACATGGTATATGGAGAACTGGAGTTTGTGGCTAGATATTAAAATTATCGTACAAACTGTAACCAATATATTCCAGGGAGAGGAAAATGCATTCTAA